The following nucleotide sequence is from uncultured Draconibacterium sp..
TTGTGTATTCCTGTTTAACATTTTCATACGTCTCATATATCTTTTCTTTTACACTGAACAACTTAATATGCTGGTCAAACTCTTCTTGCGGCAGAGACGCTGCATGTGATGGAGTAAAGCCTAACACCTCATCCCTTTTCTTATATAAGTTAACAGCCTGCTTTAGGCCTCCGAAACTATGCAAGACTTCTTTGAGTTGACTAAAGGTGTCTTTTTGTTCGATAAATGAATCAAGATGCTCTTTAATGCCTGTATTAATACTTGTTAATTGGGAAGATAATTCATCAATATCCGGGGTGTCAAGTAATAATCTTTCGGGTGTATATTCAATGTATTCATACACACCATCCAAATCAATCCAAAATCCGTTCTTTGTTTGATGTTTAATATCCAGATTATCAAATAGCTCTTTAGGGAAAGGGAGAAACCTGTTTTGTTGATTGGCTTCAGGTTCTTTACGAGGAAATTGCTGAAAATGAACCAACACACTTTCAACTTCATGAGATAAAGGAAACGTAAGATTATCTTTAGCCCAGACAGCAAGTGAATTTACATTCCTTAAATCAGAAAAAACTGAAAGCGATTTTAATGAATTAATTTTATCCTCCAGTTCTTTCATTTCTGCCGTAAATCGCATCTGTTGATTTTCAAAGTCAGAATACCATTTTGAAGCTTCAAAAGTATCTACTTGTCCCTGTTGTTCCAGATGTTCAATAAAACGAGTAAGTGTCTCTTTTTGATTAACTTTTTCTCGTTCACTTTTATACCAACTTTTTATCTTACTAAAATCATTATTATTAATGGCCAACCATCTTTCCACTTCTTCAACAGCCTGCTTTTCTTTTTTCGCTTTGTCAAGCTTTAGTTCTAGGGTAACTTCTTTATCCTTATTCTCTCCATCTTCTTTTTCAATGTCTTGAAGCTGCGTATTCAAATCTTTAATCTTATGAAAAGCATCTATTTTAAGACGCGCTTCTTTTTGATCAATCAATAAGTTTTTACATGTGCTTATACTATATTGAGCTTGTGCATCGGTAAGTTTCTTCTCTAGATTATCACATTGATTTTTCCAATACCAACCCTTTTGCGTAAAATAGTCCTGCTCAAGAGTTTTATATGTAGTATCCAGTTCCAGAATATCATCTATGTCTGACTGCTTCTTATTGATTAGTTCAATCTCAGCCATATAGCGCTGATGCTCGTGATAATCGTTATTGATGGCACTAACTTCTTCCTGATATTTTTGCATCAACTTGTTTTGATCGTCATCTCCAAACAAAAACCTTTTTAATGAAGCTGAATCGGTTTTAAATCCTTTGCCTCTTGAAAAAGAACGAAGGATACTTGCATAACTTTCCAGGGTTTTATCTTTATTCAGATCCAGTGATAATAGCTCGTTATCATATAATAACTGATGGTATTTTTTCCATGACAACTGTTTCAATTTAAGGTCTGTCAGCTTGTCTTCTAGTATTTCAATTGGTAATATTTTATCATCAATCAATAAGTCATGATAAGAGACTGGATGGGAAAGAGGAATAAGTTTGTCATCCCAGCTAAATCCGGCCTGTATTATAAATGCCTGCACCTTATTATGAGAACTTTCGATATAGGAGCCCAGAACAAGGTATTTATCGTGGTGCACTTTAACATTCAGAAATATATATCCGATCCCATGTTGCCGACCTTTGGGTTCAAGCACCATTCCTTTAGGCTCGCGAGACTTATTGCTATCCGTTGAGGATTTATAAACACGTGAACCAACCAGAATCAACTGTATCATATCCGCCACCATGCTCTTGCCACTGCCGCTTTCTCCACTAAAATCAGTACGATATGGGTGAAATAAGTAATCGCAGTTATAATGTTGCTTAATTCCGATTGTAGAAAGGCTGTGTATTAATGGGAAATTATCTGTCATTTTTCAAGTTCTTTAGTAATTCATCAACACCCAAAATTTGAGGTTGATACAACAGTCTCAGCCGCTCAAATGATGGCATGTAACGAAATCGATCCTTATCCTGTTCGTCATCCCAAGCAATCCACCCCAGTTCATTAAACTTCTCAAATGCTTTTTTTATAACTCCACCTATTTTATCTTCATTTAAATCAGAGCTTTTATCATTCATAGCATCTGCTATCAGTTTTTGCAAAGCCTCTCTCTCTTCTTCATATTCTGAAAAAAGCAGATTTGTAAAATCAGACACTCTGTCAAGTTCAATATTGCCGTCAAGTTTAAATAGCTTAAAGAACAACATGCCTATAATAATGTGCTCTGTTTTGAGATATTCTCTGTGATCACCAAGTATATTTCCACGGCTTCCTTCTTCAAAATCTATAAAATAGTAGGTATCAAATTCGCTTCCTGATTTATCAAGAACAACCTTGTAAATTTCGTCATAGTAAAGTTTGAGGCTGTCATAGTTTCGTCCAATAAATCGAAATAACTCACCGGGAAGTGGATAGTCTCGCTGAATGTGTACGCCGCTTCGAAGCATATAATCTATTTTTGCAAAAACCTGATCAGCTTTCTTATCTGTTAAAAAATCAAGCCGGGTTACTTCCTTTGTATTTTCATTTTCCATATGCAAACGTTTGGTATACTTTCATCTATGGACTCTTCTGATAATATATCGACTTCCAATGTTGGTTCTTTCAAACTTTGTCTCACTAACCGATGCGCAGTTTTAACTGCAATAACAAGGTTCCTGTTCTCTTCTTTTAATATGTGGAAAAAGAAAGAGGAGAAATCTAAAGCACCTTTATCTTTAATTTCATTAAAGGCGACTTTTGTCCAATAAGCCACTCGGTCCTTTTCATGTTTCCATGCCTTTGTTTTTTCAATGAGCTTTTGACGTCTTTCTACATCAATTTTTCTTGGAGATACTTCAACTGGTGGTTTAGGCCCAATTTCTCTTAAAGGAACAATAGTGAAATGAGGCACAAATTGATTATTTGATATTTGCTTTTTAGGCACTCCTTTGGGCAATTGCAGCAGTTTTTTGTTATCATTTTTTGAATATTTAGAGTAGGTAAGCAACACGTCTAAAAATTGCTCTGTTTTCCTATCAAAGTCACGTTGATTAAAATCATAAATGAATTCTCTTATCCGTGGCTTAATCTTCTCGATACGATTACTTACTTGTTCTAAGTGAGAGCGAACCTGATCGTTAAAATTCATGACTCTTTGAATATCAGTCAAATTATCTCCGTCTTGTTGTCTTTCCAGAATTTCCGTTAACAAATCATCGATGTCGTAAGTCGTTTGGAAGGCTCTTTTTAATTCAATAGCCTGTTGTTTAATCGTTTCAAGACTAATGTCTATTTCAATGATAGTTTGGACAATACCTTTGCCGTTGCGGTTATGCTTTATTTCTCTTTTAAATTCCTTTACAGATTCATTTACTTGCTGATCAAGAATTTCAACTTGTTCTCCAAGTTTTGTATGACGGAGATCAAAATGATCTTCAATCCATTGTCTGAAACCTCCATCTGCTGTTACAGCTTCCTGCAATCGAATGTACATCTCATCAAACCACCGTTTGATTTTGGCCGGACTATAACTGTCTTCAAGGCGTTTGTGGATTCTTTTGCAAAACTCAACTCCATAAGGTTTAAACCGGTAAACTTTCTTAATTCCGTCACGCCACAGAAAATAATCCTGCAATCTTAAAATAATGTTGTTGTTGCGCTCAATCTCTATTCGTGAAGAACCTTGTCCCAGATCCTTTAATGTTTTATTTATGACACGAATTATATCGTCTTCCCTAAAATCACCCTCTCCGTATTTGTCATATAAAGATAGCAAGATCAGCCCCTCATTTTTTTGTGGGATCAAGCGATCGTAATAATCTTTTGCTTCTCTATATAAGTCAAATCCTTCCATTTATATCATTGATTCTTCAAAGTGTCCTAATTTACAATTTCGATTTCGTCTTCAGTAAACCACCCATTCTCCAGAACCGTATCCTTCACAGCCTTTATATCATCAGTATATGCAACTATTGTCAAGCTATCCTTTGCCCTGCTACAAGCAACATAAAAGAGGCGATTCGTTTTATCAATTCCTGTTTCCTTACCTTCATCAATATTTTTCCTGTCATTAGGACTCATATCCTTGGCGCCAAATAGCTTGTCATAACTAAATGATTTACCATTGGCTTCCTCATCATCAATAATAACCATTACTCTTTCATATTCTAGTCCTTTAACTCCCTGATGAGTACCAAATTTGGAGCTTTCAGATAAATACTCATTGTAATTTTTTACTTGAGAAAATGGACTCAATAAAGCTTCACCCCATGCGATTAACAGGTCATCAGGATTTTTATCTTCATTTTCAACGGAGTCATCCTTCTCGACTGAACTTGAAGCAATCGGTAGCAGGCTTTCTGGAATCGGGAATAACCCTGTTTGATAGACATTCTTTAAAACATCCAAAAGAGTTGGTTCATTTTTGGCAAACAATGAAAAAAGAGAAGCTAAAGCCTCATTGGCTTCTTTAATATTTTTTACTTGATCTGGATTCTTTATCAATTCTTCTTTTTTTAGAAATCGACTATGTTTCTTTATAATTCTGGCAATCTCGAATTTTTCATTCTTATTATGAGCTTCTACTAAAGGCAAAATTATTTGAGTGAAAAAATTAACACTTCCTAATGATCCGTCTAGTAATCCGGTTTTTAATCTCCCCACTTTATACAATGGCTCAAAGAAGGTTAAAAATCCCATCCGCCTTGCAGCCATATGGTGTTCAAGAATAAGGGTTTTTATTTCATAATCATCTGATTGAGTAGACCACTTTATATCATTAGTTATATCAGACATTTTGTTGGCAACTAATTTTTCAACCTCCGTTTTATCCAGCCCTCTTTCACAAATAAAAAACCTAACAAAGCCCTCATCCTTTTCGACTCGTGATATTTGTTCCTGACCATCTACATCTTTTCTGATGTTATTTATTAAGGTTATAATGCGTTTGTTTGAACGGTGATTCATCTGTTTTGCTGGCTGAATCATATCTGCAGGTAGATTACGCCCAAGATTCTCTTTACCATCGAAGTATATTCTTTGCATTGTATCTCCAAAAAGTCCTAATGAAAATGAATCTTGATTTTTTGATTGCAACAGAAAAAATGCATCAATAAGTTCTTTTTTTGTATCCTGACTTTCATCGATTAATACAATCGGGTATTTACAAATAAGCAAATCTCGCATTAAGCTTTTAGTATTAATAAAGAAAGCGGCAATACTGATTACTTCAGAATGGTTTAGCGAGTCTTTGGTTGTGTTGTCCCCGTTAGGGTTATAGGTAAATCTTACAATCCGGTCTAAATACTGAACGCGTTTTTGCTTTGATTCTATTTTTTTAGCTCTTTCAATAGAAGTTTTATTCTGGAGGTTTCTACTTTTACTCTGCTGTCCTTCTAAGTCTGAGATCTCATCTTGAAGGTTTTCTCTCAACCATTGCTTAATATCGAGAGTAAAAGTTTTTATTAAATCCCAAGCAAAACTATGTATTGTACTTACATGAAATATGGAACTATGTTTCAACCGATGGTTTATTTCGTCAGCAGCAGCATTAGTATAGGTTATTGTAGCAATTTTTTTCCGTTCCAAACGAAATTGCTTTCCATAACTGTGTTCGAACTTCTCTAATACATTTACCAATGACCTTGTTTTCCCCGAACCTGCTCCAGCAAAAAGGAAAAAACTTTTTGGGGACTCTAGTTTTAAACATTCGAATATTATATCATCAACACTGTTGTCAATATTATTGTCATTAATCTGAGAACTCATGATTTAGAAATTTGGTTAAGCGATAATTCAGTGCTTTTGTTTAACAACTTTTCCTCCAGCCAACCTAAGCCTTGTTTGATGTATAATGGTGTTTCTAATTTATTTGGCTCTTCAAGGAATAACAGTTCAAGTGCAAAGTCAGCCTTTTTTACACTCTTTGCGGTTATAGCTTCATACATTTTCCGGGCTCCCTCGTTAATATCAGGCTCCATAGAAGCTTTATACATTTTCTTTATTAATCCGGTAGCTCCTGAAAATGCCTTAAATAAAGTCTGGTTTTCCATTACCAATGAATCTTCAAATGTGTATGGATGTACTTCAGTTCTAATCTCTTGTTCGCCTAATATAATTGGTATCTGATAAGCAACTTTGATAGGCAAAGATTTATGACATTTGTTTTCCTCTGGTAGTTCTACAAGTTTATCAAGGTCATCTTCATTCGGAAGCCAATTCTTTAATGTATCATTTCCCGTTTTGTATCCTTTCTTCTTTTCGGGCTGAATTTTATTCCATCTTCCACTTTCCTCTTTTTTGTATATAGAATCTATATCTGTAATTATTAAGGAAATTACTCCCAGGCTCTCTATCAAAGGTTTAAGTCTATGAGCATGACTACCGCCAATTTCCAAAATCGAAATATAGCAGTTACTCAAATTTTTATGTTTTTTTATGAAATAAGGAACCAGCATTCTTTCAACAGGGCCTTCAACAAGAATAACGGCATCTGCAAAAAAGACATCACAATGAGTAGTTTTTAGATATCTTATCGCAAAACGAGTTGTGTCATCTTCTGTTCCGAAAGTTTCGGAAAGATTAATAACTGTAGAAGTATTAATTTCTCCATTATTCGCAATATTCCGCTTGAAATACCTGAGCGATGTTAAATCTACTTCATGGGCAATATGATTAGAATGCGTACTTATTACCAACTGTGTTGAGAACCTGCTACTGTCTTTTAGGTTTGCATTATTTCTCAGCACATTATACGCTTGGTTAATAAATACCTGTTGCACCTGGGCGTGTAAATGAGCCTCCGGTTCTTCTATCAAAACTAAATGTAATGGTTCGAAATCATTATCAGGATTTTCGGATGTTCGTTTGTAACTCTTACCAACCTGCATCCACTCATCTCTAAATCGAATAAGCTTAAATATTATCGAAATAAGATTTTGATAGCCTAGGCCATTGTACTTTTCCGGCAAACTCAGTTCAGGATGATTTTCATCTAAACTATATTGAACTGAAGATTCATGATTTAAACTTTCAACTGTATTAAATTTACTAGATAAAGTAATTTTGGGATTACCAAAACCTGGATAGTTTAATAACTCTAGTTCTCCCAATGAACTTTTAAAACTATCCTTTAAGTTGGTGTCAAATATCTTCTTCGCTTCTTGTATTGCTGCCAGCGCATTTACATCATTTGGTGTTGGATTTTCAAATGGATCAAGATGTTTATCATAGTAATCTCTTAATTGACTCGATAGGTTTTTAATATTTGAAGATTCTGTTTCTTCAGGATTTGTTCCCGAAAATCTACGCTGTGCATTGATAATGTCGACTTTTATTAGCCCGTTGAATGCTTCAGATTCTAATGGAATACCATTCTCAGGCAGCTTTTGTATATCATTATTAAGATCTGGATTTAAAAGATAAGTTTTAACTGAAAAAAAGTTATTAATCCTTATATCCAGAAAGTCCCACATATCTTTAGGCCACATTTTAAAATCACCATTTTTAGATTTTCGGGAACTGACGATTGCTTGAGAGCTTTCTATTTTATCAATAAACTCTAAATATAACTCTTCAATATTGGTGGGTTCATAACGTAGTCTAACGCCTAATAAACCACCTGCCCAATCCAATGTGGGAATCAAATGATGAACATAGTGTAATTCATTTGGCTCGACATCTAACCAAACATCAATTGAGGGAAGAAAATCCTCCCAGTTTTTCAAAGAAAGATCAATTTCTTCATCCTTTTGTGCATTTATCCATTTTTCCCCAATTGAATTAATATCTTTCCAATTCGAAAGCGTAAAATCCTTTGCGGTGAACTTGGATTTTGCTTTAAAAAATAATATTAAAGCATCCATTGCGCTTGTTTTGCCACTATTATTAGCACCTACTAACAAGGTCTCCTTTAAAGAGAATTCAATTCGACATTTTTTTAGTTTTCTGAAGTTTAAGACATCTATAAATTTAATGTTCATTTTTTAGTTTTTTGTTCATAATTAATCAGGATGATATCTACGACATTAATATTTAGATAAATAAAGAGAGGTTTCTTGATTTATAAATGTTTGTTTATTGGGACTAGAAATATAACAAAATATAATTTAATATCATTGGTTGTGTTTTTCAATGAAAATATGCGGGTTCAATGATTGATATATAATGTTCTGGATAAAGCCAGACACTCGCCGGGTGAAATCAATTTATAATTTTATATAAATGCGGGACTTTGTGGCATCAATCATATTTAATATTCATGAATCGAATCAACAACATCTCCATTGATTCCTCCCCTCTCATCTAAATAGTATAAACCGGAGAGTGCATGTTCGAAATTTACTCTCGGCAAGGAATGTCCATTAAGTATTTGCTTTTCTCCATGTATTATCCAAACTAATTTGAGTCCCGTTTTACGTAAAATTTCCAATAAATAATCTTTTCGAACCAAAAGACAAGAAGGCCCTTTTTCATAAACACAGGGGTCAAAACAAACCAGTTCTCCACTTTTATTTTGGTATTGCCCTTCTTCTCTGGCTGCTTTCAAATCAAATGAAATAGCAGAAGAAGGTTTTAAATAGATGATTTTATCCTCTTTGGAACAGTCAAATTCTTCCTCCCACATAAAATAGGATGTTGTTTTAAAGCCTTTCCCGAATACCTTTCGAGTGTCCGGATCTTCCAGCTCAACAGGCAATGCCTCTCCTCCATAATACTGGCTTGTTTCGAAAAAAGACCACCCAGGAGACCAAAGATACTCTCTACTGAAAAGTTCATAACGACTATGGGAGTCTATTGACCACAACCACCTTTTCTTTTGGGACTTGGAAGAATGTATCTGAATCATTTTTTTTAGCGTGTTGGGTTTTACCAACATTGAACTCACATCAAGCCAAATCCTTCTTTTAGTAGTTTGCCACTTATCTTCTCCTCTCTTCCTGGGTTCAACCCAATCAGGATGTATGTCAAGATTTATCCATTCATCTCCATTACTATCAGTAACAACAAGATGGTCCCAAACTTTAGGAAAATCCTCTTTTTTCATCCACAACTCAGCACCATCTTTCCAGTTACTATATGGCAAATTAAGCCACCATGGCGGCATAGAACTGTCAATAGTACTATCTTTTAATGTTTTACTGATAATCATCGTTGGATCGTAGTCTCGAATATATGGTACCCATGGGCCATCATATTGCATTAATTTCTTCTTATTTCCCCAATAAGATTCATCCGGCATTTCAAAATTATCAGCTACCATGGCCAATATTTCATAAAAAACTATCCACTGATATTTTTTACCGATTCTTTCCAAATGCCCACTTTCCCTACCTGAACCTTGGCTTGAATCGAACTCACTGAACACTTCAGGATCATAACCAAGCTCAAATATTTTCTGAACAGCGAGATTGCTAAGTTTATCGTAGTCAACATTCCAATGACTTAAGGCACTTTGAAAAGTATATCGGCCAAAATCACCATATCCGCCTGTTTTACGTCCATATTCAGTAGTCATAGAACGAAGAATAGCAGTAGCTCCCCATTTTTTTCCTCCATAATTTCCATCTTCTCCTTCAGGATCATACATCCTATCTACTTCCTCTATTGTTGGGCAAGATTCAGGTAAATCACTTTTATAGGGAGGTCTGAACTTATTCATATCTACCTGCACATCTAATTTTAGATGAATTGCATATTCAATTATTCCTCTTGCATAATCTCGTAGTAGGATATGTGGGAAAACCTTTTCTTTCGTGAAAATTTGGTCATAAGTATATTGACTTAAGTCAGCAATACCGTCATGATCATTGGTTCTAAGCGTACATCCATAGGCTACAGCAAATAAACGTTCATAAATATAGGGATCATTTACTCCCTCAAACTGTTTTAAAACCTGAAGAAGCACAGGTATATTATCTTGCAACAAACACACCATCGCGTTTGATGCACCATCTCTCAGATATCTATTACTACTTGCCAAGAACCAACTTAATAAAACTGAGGCAAGCCTAATCGATTCATCACTCAATTGTTTCTCAATAGAGTCGTCCCAAGCCCAATCTATCAATCGTTTTACCGAGTTTGAATGATATTCCTCACCATATTTATCTTGCAACCAGATAGTCCACCAGGAATCTCTTTCGGGGAGAGACATACCCCAAAGCATGTTATGTAATTTATCTGCATTAAAATAAAATTCCGGTCGGATTGCTAGAGCAATGGAAACATCCAAAAAATAGAAAAACCAATCTTGCCTTTTCCCCAATACATCATTCACGTAACTACGCGAATTTTCCCCAATAGTATCTGATCTTCTCCATGTTAAACTGTCTATAAAAGCATAGGCTATTGAATACTCATGAGCAGCATAGGGAGCAACCTCATGAAGTTCTTTCCCTATTCTTTCTGGAACTTGAATAGAAAGCGCTTCAATAAGGTTTTGATCATAAAAGGCACCATGGCGGTTTTCGACAATTTCTCTTAGAATCCCATGCTCAAATGATTCTTTGGGATTCGATTCATCTAAATATTTATCCAATAGTGCCGAGACCATTAAGTGATCTTGAAATCGCTGATAAGCGAAATGAATTCCATAGTAGTAATCGTTTTCTTTTTTCCAGTACAAATTTTCATTTAGTACGTTCTCTGAAATTATTCGTTTTAAGTACTGGGTGTCACGATTACCACACTTGCCCTGAAATTTTGAATTCACAATCTCACTTCCCGTTTCATAGGGGATATGATCAGAGTTCAACTCAAGTATCTTAACCAGTATTTCGTCAACGGAATTCTGCATCAGTTTAAGTCTAACATCATAGTCTAATTCATCTGGTTGTGAAAGCTTTTCTTCTACACTCTCAAGAAAATAACTTATAATCATAGTTATTCCTTCATAACCTTCCGGAATCTCAGAGAGACCTCTTTTTTCGAGCCCTTCACAAAAGAGCTTCAAGAACAACGGGTTCTGAAACTCTGGATGAAGCATCGGAGAACTAGGTGGCGTTATTTTATAGTGTTTAAAGAAATGATATGATGCATGATATTCAACTCCTTCAAAACCAGGATGCGCTATCCTTGATGCAACCGTTTTATCAATGGAATTTTCCGGCGCTATTAGCTTATCGAATGGAGTTCGGATACTCATTACGAGCCCTAACCAAGGATAAGATTCAAAAGAGCGAACAAAGGAACGTAATCGCTTAGGCCATACTCTTCTTCCGCTTCCTTCATTAATAGCGTCAATAACCAAAAGAATACGGCTCTGCTTGTTTTCTCCCATGGCATTTAATGCCCCTAAAAAAACTTCTTCGTTGTGATTAAATCGAAGTTGATTATTTAAGATTTGTGTCCAAGGTTGTTCATCGGTAACAAAATTTTCACCCAACAACAATAGACTATTTTTTCCTCGGCCCTCTCTTTCTTGAACGAAGTCAGCTAAAGAATGTGATTTTCCTTGTCCAGCTGGCCCCAACAAAATTAATATCGGATTATTTGCGGTTTGACATACAACAGAATTCAAATAGTTGATGAATCTGTCTATCGCTCGTGAAAAGTTGCTAATAGAATTTAATTCATTACCATAAGGTCGAAAATAATAATCAATTTTCTTCCCCTTAGATTTTTTTTCCTCTTCTT
It contains:
- a CDS encoding UvrD-helicase domain-containing protein; the protein is MSSQINDNNIDNSVDDIIFECLKLESPKSFFLFAGAGSGKTRSLVNVLEKFEHSYGKQFRLERKKIATITYTNAAADEINHRLKHSSIFHVSTIHSFAWDLIKTFTLDIKQWLRENLQDEISDLEGQQSKSRNLQNKTSIERAKKIESKQKRVQYLDRIVRFTYNPNGDNTTKDSLNHSEVISIAAFFINTKSLMRDLLICKYPIVLIDESQDTKKELIDAFFLLQSKNQDSFSLGLFGDTMQRIYFDGKENLGRNLPADMIQPAKQMNHRSNKRIITLINNIRKDVDGQEQISRVEKDEGFVRFFICERGLDKTEVEKLVANKMSDITNDIKWSTQSDDYEIKTLILEHHMAARRMGFLTFFEPLYKVGRLKTGLLDGSLGSVNFFTQIILPLVEAHNKNEKFEIARIIKKHSRFLKKEELIKNPDQVKNIKEANEALASLFSLFAKNEPTLLDVLKNVYQTGLFPIPESLLPIASSSVEKDDSVENEDKNPDDLLIAWGEALLSPFSQVKNYNEYLSESSKFGTHQGVKGLEYERVMVIIDDEEANGKSFSYDKLFGAKDMSPNDRKNIDEGKETGIDKTNRLFYVACSRAKDSLTIVAYTDDIKAVKDTVLENGWFTEDEIEIVN
- a CDS encoding AAA family ATPase, yielding MNIKFIDVLNFRKLKKCRIEFSLKETLLVGANNSGKTSAMDALILFFKAKSKFTAKDFTLSNWKDINSIGEKWINAQKDEEIDLSLKNWEDFLPSIDVWLDVEPNELHYVHHLIPTLDWAGGLLGVRLRYEPTNIEELYLEFIDKIESSQAIVSSRKSKNGDFKMWPKDMWDFLDIRINNFFSVKTYLLNPDLNNDIQKLPENGIPLESEAFNGLIKVDIINAQRRFSGTNPEETESSNIKNLSSQLRDYYDKHLDPFENPTPNDVNALAAIQEAKKIFDTNLKDSFKSSLGELELLNYPGFGNPKITLSSKFNTVESLNHESSVQYSLDENHPELSLPEKYNGLGYQNLISIIFKLIRFRDEWMQVGKSYKRTSENPDNDFEPLHLVLIEEPEAHLHAQVQQVFINQAYNVLRNNANLKDSSRFSTQLVISTHSNHIAHEVDLTSLRYFKRNIANNGEINTSTVINLSETFGTEDDTTRFAIRYLKTTHCDVFFADAVILVEGPVERMLVPYFIKKHKNLSNCYISILEIGGSHAHRLKPLIESLGVISLIITDIDSIYKKEESGRWNKIQPEKKKGYKTGNDTLKNWLPNEDDLDKLVELPEENKCHKSLPIKVAYQIPIILGEQEIRTEVHPYTFEDSLVMENQTLFKAFSGATGLIKKMYKASMEPDINEGARKMYEAITAKSVKKADFALELLFLEEPNKLETPLYIKQGLGWLEEKLLNKSTELSLNQISKS